The genomic stretch CGGCACTGCTCTCGACCTAGCCGGTACCGGCCGCGCCGACCACGGCAGCCTGCTCACCGCCATTCAAACCGCCCTCGATATGGCCAAACACTGGCAACACCACCGCGCACCATCATAGCCGCACACTATCAGGCACAAAGGCTACCTGAAAATCTGCCACTCATGCAGCAGTCTTAAAACTTTCAGGTAGCCTTCAGTTCAAGCTATCTACATGATATAAAAACACTTCCCTCCACACAAAAGCTACCTGAAAAATCTACAACACTTCCAGCCAGCACTCAGCCTCACCATTGGCAAAATCATTGAACCCAGTGTGCTTTTTCCCTATAATCGACTCCCTTGTATGTAAACCTAACCACCGCCGCCCATGGCCACACCCTTCATCGAAATGCAAAACGTCGCCTTTGCCTATGGCGAACGCCCCATCCTGAACAACGTTAGTTTTCAGGTAGCCCAAGGCACGTTTGCCGCCGTGATGGGTGGTTCCGGCAGTGGTAAAACTACCCTGCTGCGCCTGATTACCGGCCAAATTGCCCCCACTTCCGGCCGCGTGCTGATTAATGGCCGCGACCTTGCCGCATTCAACGCAAAAGAGTTGCACCAACATCGGCGCAATATGGGCGTACTGTTCCAATTCGGTGCACTATTTACCGATTTATCCGTATATGAAAACGTGGCTTTCCCGCTGCGTGAGCAAACCGACTTGCCAGAAGAAATCATCCGCGATTTGGTGCGCCTGAAGCTCAGTGCCGTCGGCCTGCACGGCACGGAAAACCTGATGCCGGACGA from Eikenella exigua encodes the following:
- a CDS encoding ABC transporter ATP-binding protein, which produces MATPFIEMQNVAFAYGERPILNNVSFQVAQGTFAAVMGGSGSGKTTLLRLITGQIAPTSGRVLINGRDLAAFNAKELHQHRRNMGVLFQFGALFTDLSVYENVAFPLREQTDLPEEIIRDLVRLKLSAVGLHGTENLMPDELSGGMSRRVALARTIALDPALMLYDEPFTGLDPISLGVIADLISKINRALRSTSMMVTHDVPRSLQIADQVIFLAHGEILFSGSPEEMRSLDSPWITQFINGLPNGPVAFRYPAERGIQQVLLNS